In Bacteroidota bacterium, the genomic window AATGGGGCAGCCAGATCCGCTCGTACGTGTTCCATCCATACAATATGGTGAAAGACCACCGCACGGAAGTGGAGACGAGCGATGTGCACGGCGTAATGGACGGCGACCTCGACAAATTCATTAAGGGGTACCTTATGATGTATGGCGGAAAATAACGTCACTTAGCAGGGAAGGGTACCTTCCGATGCCCTACACTTCGTTCATAGCGCGCCGATACTTGAAATTCAGGCACGGGGCGGGGAAAAAAGATTTTCTTTCCTTTCTTACCGTCATTGCGATCGCCGGCATTATGCTCGGCGTCGCTGCGCTCATCATTACCCTCACGATCCTTGCCGGGTTTGAACACGAAATAAAATCCAAAGTCGCGGGCTTCACGACACATATTCAGGTGACGGGCTTCCAGACACAGACGTTCAAAAACTATGACTCCGCGGCAGAGAGAATGCAAACCTCGATCCGGGAGATCGCGTCTATTGCGCCCTTTGTTTCCAAAGAGGGCATGGTAAGCTTCGGCAAGGATGTTGAAGGAGTTCTGGTCAAAGGGGTGGAACCGGCCAACGATATTACGACGGCCCGGCACTATATGATCGAAGGGAACTACGACCTTCATTCCCGAGGACAAATCGCTGCATGCGTTATCGGGAAAAAGCTTCTTCAGAAATTGGATGCGCACTGCGGCGACACGATCGCGGTCTTCGGTCTCACGGGGAGTTATTATGAAATGCGCCAGCCGAAAATACTTCCTTTTGTCATCACCGGCGTCTATGAATCGGGGATGTCGGAATACGACGATGTCTATCTCTTTACCGATATTACCGCTGCCCAATCGCTTTTCATGCTCGGCTCTACGGCCACCGGTTTTGATGTCCTGTTGAAGGATATTGACACCGCGCCGGCCGTCGCGGAAAAAATTCAGGACCTTATGGGCTACCCGTATTATCCGCGGACACTGTTCCAGCTGTACCGGAATTTATTCACCTGGATCGAGCTGCAGAAACAGCCGGTGCCGATCATTCTCGGCCTCATTATTCTCGTTGCCACAGTGAACATCATCGGTACGCTGCTGATGGTGGTCATGGAAAAGACAAACCAAATAGGAATTCTCAAGTCGATGGGGGCCTCGGATTCCGACATCAAGAAAATATTTCTCTACGAAGGAATGTTCATCGGCCTGCTGGGGACGATGCTCGGCAACGTGTTCGCCTTCGCCGTCTGCTGGGCCCAGCAGACGTTCCATTTCTTTGCGCTCAACTCGTCAATTTACTTCATGACGCAGGTTCCGATCCTCTTCCATTGGGAAAATTTCGCCCTGGTCTCGGTGATCGCGTTCGTGCTATGTGTTCTCGCGGCGTACATTCCGTCGGCGATCGCCGCACGGCTTGACCCTATTCGTTCGATACGGTTCCACTAATGTCATTCAGGTCCTTCATAGCGAAGCGGCATCTTATCTCCAAAAAAGGGGCCGGGTTCATTACGGTGATCTCGGTGATCTCGATCGCCGGCATTACGATCGGAGTTGCCGCACTGATCGTCGTCCTCTCCGTCTTCAACGGATTTAACGGCCTTGTCACTTCTATTCTGATCGGTTTCGACCCGCACATCAGGATTCAGCGGACAGAACGGACGGCGCAGCAGGATCTCGACCGGGTGTCTCGCATGCTGCGCGCCGACCCGCAGGTGGCCGGAATCGGCGCATTCGTCAGCGGCAAAGCCATGATCGTCTCGCGAAGCCAGAGCAAAGTTGTTTTCATCCGCGGACTCGAGCCGGGAAGCATCGATAAAATCACCGGCGTGGAAAACGACATTGTGCTCGGTAAGATCAATTTTCGGGATACGGCCGCCCGGGATATGATGATCGGGATGACGCTCGCGGACAGGCTCGGCGTTGTAAGCGGCGACAGCGTTATGATGATCAGTCCAGCCGGTTCGCAGCGCGCACTTCTCGGATTCGGCACGCCCATCGTTCGTTCGTACCGGGTTGCAGCCATCTATGAATCCAATAACAAGGATTACGACGCGCTGTACGGCTACATGGCTCTCTCGTCGGCGCAGGAATTGTTTCAGGAGGGGAATGCGATCCAGGGTTATGAAGTGCGGCTGAAAGACATCAACGATTCCGACGGGATGAAGAAGAAAATAGGGGAAGCTTTTCCTTCGGCCTTTCAGGTCATGACCTGGTACGACCTCCACAAGGATCTTTATTCTGTGATGAAGATCGAACGGTGGATGGCCTACGTTATTTTGTGCCTGATCATCGGCGTCGCGACCTTTAACCTTCTCGGCTCGCTGACCATGTCGGTGATCGAGAAGACGCGCGACATCGGCATCCTCAAGACGATGGGGGCGACGAACCGGGATATCATCTCCATCTTTCGCTATGAAGGATTGCTGGTCGGCATCATCGGAACGACGGCCGGGAGCATCCTCGGGCTCCTTATCTGTTATGCACAGATACAGTTTCATTTGTTTGCGCTGGATCCGACGGTGTACATCATTCCGGCAATTCCGGTTGAAATTCGGCCGGCCGATTTTGTTTCGGTCGCAGCGGCGGCGCTCGCTCTGAGCTATGGTGCAACGTTGTATCCGGCACGACGGGCGGCAGCCCTGCTTCCCGCGGAAGCCATTCGATGGGAATAAGACAGGACTCATAATGCTTCTTTCTGCGAAAAATATTCATCGTCAATTTGAGGCAGGCGGAGGGAAATCCCTGCTTGTGCTGAAAGGCGTCTCGATGGAGGTCGAAACCGGAGAGATCGTTGCCATCGTCGGTCCTTCGGGGGCGGGCAAGAGCACGCTTCTTCATATTCTCGGCATGATCGACCGGCCGAATGAGGGGGAGATGATCCTGGGGGGTAAGAATATTTTCGAACTGAAGGACGATGCGCTGGCGTCGATCAGAAATAAAGAGGTCGGGTTCGTTTTTCAGTTCCATCATTTACTGCCGGAATTCAGCGCGGCAGAAAATGTCGCTATCCCGGCCCTCATCGCCGGAGGGCGTCTTGCTCCGTCATTGGATCGGGCGCGGACATTGCTTGCCGATGTCGGACTTGAAGAACGGCTTGATCATAAGCCGAGCGAACTGTCGGGAGGGGAGCAGCAGCGCGTGGCAGTCGCCCGTGCATTGATGAACTCGCCTAAGTTGATCCTGGCGGATGAACCTTCCGGGAATCTCGATTCAGAGAATGCCCGGTCTCTTCATTCAATGATCCTGCAACTCCGACAAAAACATCATCAAACGTTTGTGATCGTCACACACAACAAGGAGTTCGCCGCGATGGCGGATAGGGTCATCACCCTCGTCGACGGCAGGGTTCAACGCGAGTTTTGATATATGCCGATCGCATTGCGTCTTGGCAAAAAAAAATGCGATGCACCAGGCACCGCATTGGAGGAGAATTGGGGGTCGATCTGTTTGCTAACTGAGCCTTGAATACTCCGCCGGATCCGGCACTTGATAGATCCGTTGGATTGTCCATTTCACTCCGGTATACTGGAGGATGGCCACCATCGTTACCTGAAATCCGTTATACGAGCCAGTAGAAGTAATGCGCATCTGCGTCGCCGAAAGACCGGCCGGTCTGTCTCCCGCATACGTAACGCTTCCGCCGCTAAAACTTACCGTAGCCGATGGGAATACCGCAGCGGAATTGCCGCCGACATCGCCGACAGAAAACTTGATCCCCGAAGTGGAGATTTGCCGCGCCTGGTCGTGGAACGACTGGGACTGTGCAACGTTGAAGATGGCCTGGTCGGTGTTCGTGAAGAGCAGCGTGTACATTCCGATCATAACGTATGCGCCAAGTCCTACAATGATCTTTGATGTTCCCATTTTTTCCCTCCCTATGAATCGGGATTAGCACATCTGAAATCTACCGGCACAATTATTAGGTAGTAAGTTAATCCGGATGGAGGGATTTTCAATAGGTACTTTATCGTATTTTTTGTTCTACGGTTCGTGGCGGATGGCCGGGCGTAAAGATACGTAGAGAAGGTCCGGCAGCACAGACGAGATTCGGACCCCATAATCACGTCCATATCTAGTTTTTGGCTTAAAAATTCATCTTTTTGCGGGAATATGCCCGGAGAAACCACCTCAGGTAACGGGGCTATCACTACGACGCTTCAGTGGTGATCCAGTTTTGGGCGATCAATTCAGGCAACCGAGTAAAGCCACGAATCATCTCCGTGCGGATAACGTCCGGTTGCATTTAATGCGGACCAAAGAATATGGCCATTCGGAGCTCGACTCGGCAGGTAACGAACGCAGGTTCCGGTCCAAGTCCGGTGCGACCTGTCCTCGAAACAGGAGATTGCTTCCTTAGACCGTTGCTTGAATTCTCTCAGTTCATTCGTTACAATAGTATGTGCAGATGATGAAGTCGAAAAACACATACAGAATTTTGATAGCGGTTGCTTTTTGCTTCATCGGGCAGAAGGGTATATGCCGAAATGACCCTCCGCAGAAGTATGATTCAGAAGCAAGGGCCCGGAGCTATGAGGATCTCAAACAATTCATGAGAGAAGGCGAAAGAACTACCTCTCATGAGAAGTGCGGCTTCCCGGTCATTTCATACGCCATCAGGCATCGGGACGCACTGAATCCGGAAGAACGTTCGGCGCTGCAAATAGTTCTGGACCGCCCTGCAACCCAAAAGAGCATTCTCTCCGGGCTTGTGCGAGTTCATTATGACACAACTGGAGCTGCCGCTCCGGCCATGCTCGATTCGCTCTACCGGCAAATCCCCGGAACCTCCGATCAGTTTGCCGACTCCGTTGCGGCCATCGCCAACTATTGCATGTCATTTGAAACTCAAACTCTTGGATACCTTCCGATTCCATCGGATGGCGACGCGGGAGGAGGGCCTGAACACGATATTTACATTACCAACCTTGGCGATTACGGTTATACGACGCCCGACAGCGCTCTGCTCATAAAGCCAGATGGACAAGACGGCGGAACGTGGACATCGTTCACGACCATCGACAACGCATTTCAATTTGTTGACCCAGAATACAACAGAGGACTTCCGGCGCTGCGCGTAACCCTTGCGCACGAACTGCATCACAGTATTCAGATCGGCAACTACGGTTACTGGTCGAGCGATATTTTCTTTTATGAGATCACTTCGGTGTGGATGGAAGACGTTGTCTTTCCCCAGGTAAAAGATTATCTCCAGTACACAAGTTCTTCCGAGGGACATTTTGCGAATCCGCAGACGCCGTTCAATTCGGGCGACTTCATCATGTACAGCAGAGCTATCTGGGCGCATTTCGTGGCGAAGCGCTTCGGCAGAAACGCCATACTCCAATCATGGCAGGAAATAACCGTTGCCCCGCCGCTCCAAGCCATCGACCGTGCGTTGCAAAGGGGGCCGTACTATTCGAGCTTCAAGAGCGCTTTCGCGGAATGGACGGTCTGGAATTACTTTACCGGCGCCAGGAGCGATTCGACCCTTTACTATCCTGAAGGGGCGCTGTATCCGGAGATCATCTCGTCGGCGGTCAACTTTTCTCCGCCGTCGCAATCGGTCGGCGGCAGCCTTCCCGTTCTTGCTTCGAATTATTATTCGATCCGGTTCGGGACAGAAAACGAGCCGCTTGTCGTTTCCAACATTGAGTTAGATTCTGCCGTCACGGGATACGGCGGCTTGTTTCAATACATTTCCACCCTCTCGGAACAGGCGAATACAAGCCTTTCGGCGAGCTTGAATGTCCCCGACCCTTCAAATTGGTATTCGAAAGTTCTTGTCGGCAGAAATCCGATCAACACTCCCTTCCCGGATCCGTTTCGGGCAAACGGATCCAACCAGATCAGCTTTCCGGTGAACGGATCAGCCCCGGTGAAAGGAACTCTCTCGATCTTTTCTTCCGACATGAAACGGGTGTACTCGGGAGTGCTGACGACAACCTTGTCGACATTGATCGGCGGGGAAGTGTTTCAATGGAACGGAATGAAAGACAACAACGAACCCGCTTCTTCGGGGGTCTATATTTATTTTATCCAGATCCCGGGCGAATCTATCAAAGGAAAATTTGCGCTTCTGCGAAAGTAGGTAACGGGGATGGTATGAAGAATGAAAATCTTGAAAGGATGATACGGCTCGCCGATGAGTTTTTCGAGGCGAAGAGCGATCCGATGCAAATTTCCGTCGGCGCCGAGACGATGGAACTGCTGAGATCCATTCATCCGAATACGATGGGGGAGATCCGAAATAAAAAGGGGCCGATTGCATGGGCGCTTGTGCTCCCCACCACCTCGACGCTTATGAAAGCATTCATTTCAAAGAAGATCAGCGAGAAGGATCTCTTGATGAAAACGCCCCTGAAAATAAAGTACGACGCACTTTATCTGTGCTCCGTGCTTGTCCTTCCCGAGGAACGGGGAAAAGGGCTGGCGAAGCGTCTCCTCCGTAAATCGATCAAAGCGATCAAAAGAAAACATCCCATCGGATGTTTCTTCTATTGGGGATTCAGCCGGGAGGGAAAGGGGCTTGCTTCCGTGTTAGGGAAGGAGTTTGATCTCCCTGTCTATGCAAGAAAAGCTTGATGCAACGCTCCCGGATTCGTCCTCCCTCTTATGGAATTACCCTTGAACCTTCGTCGTTTTTTTCAGCACGTATGCGACCATGATCCATCCGAACGCAACGACCGCCAGCAAATACAGCCAGCTGTTTGCTGCGGGGACCGCAGTGTGCGCTTCGATCATTGTCCATAGCAGCGGCACAGAAAGATACATGTTGTGCTGGCTGCGTTGAGCGATCCGAGATACGAGAAGCGGGTCGGGCACGGCGCCCCCCTTTATCGCCTTAATGATCTTGTTCTGCGACGGCAGGATCGTCTCGAAGACGTTTGCGATCATGATCACGCCGAACATCACGCCGAGATGGATGACATATCCACGGTAGCTGAAGTTGCCGAATGCGATCATCCCAAAGATCATCACGGCGACGATGGCAAAACCGATCGCACCCATCATGCGCAGGTCCTTTCCAAGAGCGCTGTTTGCAAGGACGACGTAGACTCTATAAATGAGGAGGACCAGAATTGCCATGATGTAACTTCCCGTTGTCCATGCCTGCTGAGCCTCGATCGTCATACCTCCCATATAAAAAATTACGATCAACAAAAACAGGCCGAAGATGCCGGTATAAATCGCGGACCATTTGAACCAGTAAAGCCCGCGGGGAACAAGTTCCAAAACGGCCTTCTTCCGTGTTTCACCGTCCGTCGCTCCCGCGAACGGTGTGAACACGAGATTGAACCACCAGTTCAATCCGACAAAAAGCAGTCCGGCAATAATATGGAACCAGCGGAAAAGGGCGCCTAAAAGATCCATAACCTCCATACAACCTCCTTGATGAGAGAAAAACAGTGGACGATGAATTCATTTCAAATTGTTTTTTGCTCCAATGAGACAAAAGGGAAAAAACGTATTCTGCCGCGATCGATAGACAACAAGGCTGTTTTCAGTTCTTACCGTGCGTTCCAAAAGGGAGTGGGCAATTGAATATAGTCATTTGTATTATTTTCCACCATCCCGCGCCCTCGAAGATTCAACCAAAATAAGCCCCCGAAGGGAAACGTTTTGAACCATTAGATAAAAATTCTTACCTTGATACTCGACGAATCGTTGGTACACCAAACTGGAAAGATCCTTCTATGAAAAATAGTATTGCACACAGCAACTTTTTGCTTGGAACGCGAAGGGCGCAGCGCCTCTACCATGACTATGCCGAGACACTGCCGATCATCGATTACCATTGCCATCTTTCGCCGAGAGATATTGCTGAAAATAGGCAATTTGAGAATATGGCTGACGCCTGGCTCAAAGGAGACCACTACAAGTGGCGGGCAATGAGAGCATGCGGAGTGAAGGAGCGATATATCACCGGAGATGCCGGCGATTGGGAGAAGTTCCAGAAATGGGCGGAGACCGTTCCTAAAACGCTCCGCAACCCTCTCTATCACTGGACGCATCTTGAACTGAAGCGCCCTTTTGGGATCACCGATCGACTGCTCAGCGGAGAAACGGCGAAGGAAATCTGGGATGAATGCAACGGAAAACTTGCTACCGCTCAATTCACCACGCAGGGAATTTTACGGCAGATGAACGTTGAAGTGGTCTGCAGCACGGACGACCCCATTGATACGCTCGAATATCATGAGCAGTATTCAAAAAAACCGAACGGAGCAAAGCTCTTTCCGGCGTTCCGCCCGGACAGAGCGCTTGCCGTTGAGGACGCCGGAGCTTTTGCATTATACGTCAGGTCCCTTTCAAAAATTTCCGGCATTACGGTAACGTCATTCGATTCATTCCGTGACGCTCTTCGAGCGCGGCATAAATTTTTTGCCAAACATGGCTGCAAACTCTCCGATCACGGGCTTGAAACGATCTATGCGGACGAATACACCGAATCCCGGGTGAAGGCCATTTTCAAAAAGCTATTGCAGAAAAAGAATGTAAATTCCGTTGAAACAAGAATATTCAAGTCTGCCATGTTGTATGAATTGGCTGTGATGGATTGGGAACAGGGATGGGTTCAACAATTTCATATCGGCGCGATGCGGAACAACAACTCCCGACTGTTTAGCGCTTTCGGCCCCGACAACGGTTCCGATTCCGTCGGTGATTTGCCCATTGCTCAGTCGATGGCAAAATTTTTTGACAGGCTTGACAAGGAGGGAAAACTGGCGAAAACGATCATCTACAATCTTAATCCCCGCGATAACGAGGTGTGTGCGACGATGGTCGGCAATTTTCAGGACGGCTCCATTCAGGGAAAAATGCAATACGGCGCGGCGTGGTGGTTTCTTGATCAGAAGGACGGGATGACCCGCCAACTTGATGCAATTTCCAACATGGGATTGCTGAGTCAGTTTGTCGGGATGTTGACCGATTCGCGAAGCTTTCTGTCATACCCTCGACATGAGTATTTCCGACGTTTGATCTGTGACATTCTCGGCAGGGAAATGGAACAGGGTTTGCTCCCCGACGATTTCGGCCTTGTCGGCGGCCTCGTGAAAGATGTCTGCTATAACAACGCAAAAAGATATTTTGAGTTTGCGTGAAAAGCATGCAGAGATCTTTCGCACCGCATGGACGCCTCGGTATCATTGTTTCTTTTTTCGTATCTTGATCTGAAATGTGACCATCGTCCCTTATTTGCATTCAGAAGATTATCATGTCGTATGTCGAAAATCTCTTTGACCTGAAGGATAAAGTCGCTGTCGTGATTGGCGGCAGCGGCGTGCTTGGGGGAGCCATGGCTCGGACACTGGCGCGCGCTTCTGCCAGGGTCGCCGTCGGTTTCCACAATAATCAGGCCGGTGCGGACAATGTCGTGACGACCATTACGGAAGCCGGAGGGATCGCAGAAGCATTTTCATTCGATGCGTCGTCGGAGCGGGGCATCCTCGAAGGAAAAGACGCAGTGTTGGCGCGGTGGGGAAAGGTCGATATTCTCGTCAACGCTCCTGGAGTTAATTCGCCGACCCCCGTGTTTGACATCCCGGAAGAAGAGTGGGAAAGAATTCTCAACACGAACCTCAAAGGGGTCTTCTTCTCGTGCCGTGTTCTCGGCCGGCAGATGATCGAGCAAAAATCCGGGGGGAGCATCATCAATATTTCATCGGTCTCGTCCGAGCTTCCCCTTTCTCGTGTGTTCACCTACTCTATATCAAAGGCCGGAATCAACAATATGACCCGGTTTTTGGCGCGGGAATGGGCGCCGTATAAGGTTCGCGTCAATGCGATCATGCCCGGTTTTTTCCCGGCGGTTCAAAATCGAAAGATCCTGACGGAAGAACGGCGCAAGTCGATTTTTGCCCATACGCCGATGGGGCGGTATGGCGAGCCGGAAGAGTTATCAGGGGCGCTTCTCTGGCTTGCTTCGGAAAAAGCTTCTTCGTTCGTTACCGGTGCGATGATCGCCGTTGACGGCGGCTTTACGAGTATGACGATCTGATTCACAAAAAGACATGACATCGTTGGCCACCCAACACCGGCTGGCCTTTGTGGAAAGAGTGTATGCACGTTGTTGTCGATAATAAAAATCCTCTCGTTGAAGAGGCCTTCCGGCAATTTGGCAACGTCCACCCTTTGTTGACACGCGAGATCACGCGCGACGCGGTCCACGACGCCGACCTGATCATTATTCGCTCGGAAACGAAGGTCAACAAGGAACTCCTCGAAGGAAGCAATGTCAGATTTGTCGGAACGGCGACGATCGGGACCGATCATGTCGACCTCGCCTATCTCGCTTCACGGAATATCGGCTTCGCAAGCGCTCCCGGTTCCAATGCAAATTCCGTTGCTGAGTATGTTGTTGCGGCGCTGCTCACAATGGCGAAACGGAAGGGGTTCGTGCTGTCGGAGAAGACTTTAGGGGTCGTCGGCGTTGGCAACGTGGGGAGCAAGGTCGTGAGGAATGCCAAGGCCCTGGGGATGAAAGTACTGCAGAACGATCCCCCGCTTGCACGCTCGAGCAACAATCCGGCGTTTCTCCCGCTGGATGAACTGATGCAAGCCGATATTATCACCGTTCACGTCCCGCTGACAAAAGGGGGAAGCGACCCGACGTATCATCTTTTTGACGGGACGCGCATCGCTGCGATGAAACGGGGGGCGGTCCTGATCAATACATCGCGCGGCCCTGTCGTGGATGGCGGCGCGCTCAAGAATGCCATTGATCAGCATCACCTCGGGGGCGTCGTTCTCGATGTATGGGAAGGAGAACCGGTCATCGATGTCGAGTTGTTAGGCAAGGTCGATTTGGGGACTTCGCATATCGCCGGATATTCCTATGATGGAAAGCTTGCTGCGGTGAAAATGACGTATTCCGCCGCCTGCAAGTTCTTTGGCGAAAGCGACTCGTGGACACCCGGGAACTCCCTGCCAACCCCTGCCGCCGGACGGATCGTCGTTCCATCGAGCTCGAGATCGAAAGAAGACATCTTGAGTGAGATCGTCAGCAAGTGTTACGACATCGAAACCGATGACAGATCGTTACGAGGGATTGCAAATGTCAAACCGGATGAACGCCGCTCGTTCTTTCAGCGATTGCGTTCAGGATACGGAGTGCGGCGCGAATTTTTTAACTCGACCGTTGAATTGTCGCCGGCCTGGGCGTCATTAGCCGAACCGCTGAAGACGATCGGGTTCCGGGTTGAGTTTGGTGGAGACTAATAACATATGATGGTTGGAAGAGACAATATCCCGCATCAAAACGCTGAAGATGAGATCTATAGGCTGAGCGAGCAAGCGCTTGTTGAATTGCCTTTGGACGGGAAACGTGTTCTGGTCATCATTCCCGATACAACAAGACACGCTCATCTCCCCATCTTTTTTAAAACGCTCGGAGAGATCCTCTCTCCTAAAGTCAAAGCTCTCGATTACCTGATCGCGACCGGCACGCATCATCCTCTTGAGGATGAGATTATTCTGCGCCATGTCGGAATTACCGCCGAAGAGCATTCGTCCAAATACGCCAAGACGAGATTTTTCAACCACGCACACAACGACCCGGCGCAACTTCGGACCATCGGCATGATCTCTGCGTCCGATATGACGGAACTTTCCACTGGTTTATTCACAGACGCGGTGGATATCACGATCAATAAAAGGATCTTTGATTACGACCAGCTTATTGTCGTCAGCCCGGTCGTGCCGCATGAAACGGTCGGATTCGCCGGCGGAAACAAGTATTTTTTTCCCGGAATCGGCGGAGAAAAGATCATCGAGACCTTCCACTGGATCGGAGCCCTCATCACCAATCCCGCTGTCAACGGCATCAAGGATACGCCGGTGCGCCGCGTCATCAATAAGGCCGCTTCGCTTATTTCGGTTCCCCGAATATGCTTCGCATACGTCGTGGATGATCATTCTGTTACCGCGCTTTTTATCGGTTCGCCGGAAGAAGCATGGGGAAGAGCAGCTGATGTATCGTCGAGGATTCACATCAAGTATGTCGATCATGGCTATCCAC contains:
- a CDS encoding lactate racemase domain-containing protein, which produces MMVGRDNIPHQNAEDEIYRLSEQALVELPLDGKRVLVIIPDTTRHAHLPIFFKTLGEILSPKVKALDYLIATGTHHPLEDEIILRHVGITAEEHSSKYAKTRFFNHAHNDPAQLRTIGMISASDMTELSTGLFTDAVDITINKRIFDYDQLIVVSPVVPHETVGFAGGNKYFFPGIGGEKIIETFHWIGALITNPAVNGIKDTPVRRVINKAASLISVPRICFAYVVDDHSVTALFIGSPEEAWGRAADVSSRIHIKYVDHGYPQILGLAPEIYDDIWVAGKVMYKHEPIVADGGEVIIYAPHIKEISYTHGKEIRKVGYHTRDYFTKQWDRFSGMSKLILAHSTNVKGIGTFENGIERPRVQVTLATSISKEVCEAVNLGYVDYRSINVAEWKANQNGDLLVVENAGQHLYRLREDKKLNAA